From Brassica oleracea var. oleracea cultivar TO1000 chromosome C3, BOL, whole genome shotgun sequence, a single genomic window includes:
- the LOC106336518 gene encoding F-box/kelch-repeat protein At5g15710 yields MERLGFWGLLMGSVEKSSDSRKLVTCSKNRDEESSSSSSASPLKRSLSRNTSPSRQIVVKTKPRGLEEETVASFGKQVVAADVPMEESIWAMLPEDLLNEILARLPPFMIFRIRSVCKKWNLILQDNSFLKFHSNVSSHGPCLLTFWKNSPQVPQCSVFSLPLKTWYKVPFTFLPSWAFWLVGSSGGLVCFSGLDGLTFRTLVCNPLMQSWRVLPNMHYNQQRQLIMVVDRSEKSFKVIATSDIYGDKSLPTEVYDSKTDKWSLHQIMPAVNLCSSKMAYCDSRLYLETLSPLGLMMYRLDTGQWEHIPAKFPRSLLDGYLVAGTQKRLFLVGRIGLYSTLQSMRIWELDHTKVSWMEISRMPPKYFRALLRLSAERFECFGQDNLICFTSWNQGKGLLYNVDKKIWSWISGCALQSCNSQVCFYEPRFDASVH; encoded by the coding sequence ATGGAACGTCTCGGGTTTTGGGGATTGCTGATGGGTAGTGTGGAAAAGTCATCGGATTCTCGAAAGTTAGTTACTTGCTCGAAGAATCGAGACGAAGAGAGTAGTAGTAGTAGTTCAGCTTCACCGTTGAAGCGTTCTTTGTCGAGGAACACGAGCCCCTCTAGGCAGATAGTTGTCAAGACGAAGCCTCGCGGTCTAGAGGAAGAAACAGTAGCTTCGTTTGGTAAACAAGTCGTTGCTGCTGATGTGCCTATGGAGGAGAGCATATGGGCCATGCTTCCTGAGGATCTGCTGAACGAGATCTTAGCTAGGCTGCCTCCGTTTATGATATTCCGAATCCGTTCCGTTTGTAAAAAATGGAACTTGATTCTTCAGGACAACAGTTTCCTCAAGTTTCACTCGAACGTCTCCTCTCACGGGCCTTGTCTTCTCACGTTTTGGAAGAACTCGCCTCAGGTTCCGCAGTGCTCGGTGTTTAGCTTGCCGCTGAAGACGTGGTACAAAGTTCCCTTCACGTTTTTGCCCTCGTGGGCGTTTTGGTTGGTTGGATCTTCGGGTGGACTCGTCTGCTTTTCGGGGCTCGATGGTCTGACTTTCAGGACTTTGGTGTGTAATCCTCTGATGCAGAGTTGGAGGGTTCTGCCGAATATGCATTATAACCAGCAGAGGCAGCTGATTATGGTTGTGGACCGTTCTGAAAAATCGTTTAAAGTCATAGCCACGAGTGATATCTATGGGGATAAGTCGCTTCCTACCGAAGTTTATGATTCCAAAACTGATAAATGGTCTTTGCATCAGATAATGCCTGCGGTGAACTTATGCTCTTCGAAGATGGCGTATTGTGATTCACGTTTATATCTAGAAACTCTTTCCCCTCTTGGTTTGATGATGTATAGGCTTGATACAGGGCAATGGGAACACATTCCAGCTAAGTTCCCGAGATCTTTGTTGGATGGTTACTTAGTTGCTGGAACTCAGAAGAGACTGTTTCTTGTGGGAAGGATTGGTCTCTACAGTACCTTACAAAGCATGAGGATATGGGAGCTTGATCACACGAAGGTTTCTTGGATGGAGATAAGTAGGATGCCACCAAAGTACTTCCGAGCGCTTTTGAGACTTTCGGCTGAGAGGTTCGAGTGTTTTGGGCAAGATAATTTGATCTGCTTTACGTCGTGGAATCAAGGGAAAGGTCTTCTGTACAATGTGGATAAGAAGATTTGGTCTTGGATCTCCGGGTGTGCGCTTCAGTCGTGCAACAGCCAAGTGTGTTTTTATGAGCCAAGATTTGATGCATCTGTCCATTGA
- the LOC106329556 gene encoding putative F-box protein At3g24580 isoform X2, protein MSDLPRDIEEEVLCRVPLTSLGFVRSTCKSWNMLSRCDHLFANKHLAHLAKKKDHPLVVMMIDYRVQLMRLNLSDEDEVVVVNPEAKLIGLDQIDVCTIFHCDGLLFCIPKELDRLLVWNPYWGRGQLRWIEHTHNHHVLDRFGRLDRYTYGLGYNNTSSQYKILRFVDYPPKFVEFKIYDFNSDSWRILDLDKNWCINVGERGLSLKGNTYWFATISFLICFDFSTETFSLPFPLPFEAFPGDALSLSSSSSSSVGGEYPPQQLLVLFQSQHTLEMEIWVSNTIELPNALSWNSKLSATQLVVHLLSLLLFISLFFFHPFCLPY, encoded by the exons ATGTCGGATCTTCCAAGGGATATCGAGGAAGAGGTGCTATGTCGAGTTCCGTTGACATCTCTGGGATTTGTCCGATCTACTTGCAAAAGTTGGAACATGTTGTCGAGATGTGATCACTTATTTGCAAACAAGCACCTTGCTCATCTAGCAAAGAAGAAGGACCACCCTCTTGTGGTTATGATGATCGATTATAGGGTTCAGTTGATGAGATTGAATCTTTCCGACGAAGATGAAGTTGTTGTTGTAAATCCTGAAGCTAAACTTATTGGCTTAGATCAAATCGATGTGTGTACAATCTTTCACTGCGACGGTTTATTGTTCTGCATTCCCAAAGAATTAGACCGGCTATTGGTTTGGAATCCCTATTGGGGGCGGGGGCAACTCAGGTGGATCGAGCACACACATAATCACCACGTACTGGATCGCTTTGGTCGTTTGGACAGGTACACGTATGGTCTCGGATACAACAATACTAGTTCCCAGTACAAAATCCTGAGATTTGTTGATTATCCCCCAAAATTCGTTGAGTTCAAAATCTACGACTTCAACTCTGATTCATGGAGGATTCTTGATCTCGACAAGAACTGGTGCATAAATGTTGGTGAACGCGGCCTATCTTTGAAGGGAAATACCTACTGGTTTGCAACCATTAGTTTCTTAATCTGTTTTGATTTCTCAACAGAGACATTCTCCCTGCCTTTCCCTCTCCCCTTTGAGGCTTTTCCTGGAGACGCTTTGAGTTTATCATCATCATCATCATCAAGTGTTGGAGGAGAATATCCTCCGCAGCAGCTTCTGGTTTTATTCCAGTCCCAGCATACATTGGAGATGGAGATCTGGGTTTCCAATACGATTGAGCTGCCCAATGCCCTGTCCTGGAACAGCAAG CTTAGTGCAACTCAACTAGTAGTCCACCTATTATCATTATTATTATTTATCTCTCTGTTTTTTTTCCATCCTTTTTGTTTGCCGTATTAG
- the LOC106329556 gene encoding putative F-box protein At3g24580 isoform X1, with the protein MSDLPRDIEEEVLCRVPLTSLGFVRSTCKSWNMLSRCDHLFANKHLAHLAKKKDHPLVVMMIDYRVQLMRLNLSDEDEVVVVNPEAKLIGLDQIDVCTIFHCDGLLFCIPKELDRLLVWNPYWGRGQLRWIEHTHNHHVLDRFGRLDRYTYGLGYNNTSSQYKILRFVDYPPKFVEFKIYDFNSDSWRILDLDKNWCINVGERGLSLKGNTYWFATISFLICFDFSTETFSLPFPLPFEAFPGDALSLSSSSSSSVGGEYPPQQLLVLFQSQHTLEMEIWVSNTIELPNALSWNSKVFLSANIQQLIPHRWVFMRSVSFFIDQEKKIAVFFDKNGRNGTSTREIAYIFFGGGVDDDGSCSFKQQVVKESVYPFCYSHACYYVPSLVQLN; encoded by the coding sequence ATGTCGGATCTTCCAAGGGATATCGAGGAAGAGGTGCTATGTCGAGTTCCGTTGACATCTCTGGGATTTGTCCGATCTACTTGCAAAAGTTGGAACATGTTGTCGAGATGTGATCACTTATTTGCAAACAAGCACCTTGCTCATCTAGCAAAGAAGAAGGACCACCCTCTTGTGGTTATGATGATCGATTATAGGGTTCAGTTGATGAGATTGAATCTTTCCGACGAAGATGAAGTTGTTGTTGTAAATCCTGAAGCTAAACTTATTGGCTTAGATCAAATCGATGTGTGTACAATCTTTCACTGCGACGGTTTATTGTTCTGCATTCCCAAAGAATTAGACCGGCTATTGGTTTGGAATCCCTATTGGGGGCGGGGGCAACTCAGGTGGATCGAGCACACACATAATCACCACGTACTGGATCGCTTTGGTCGTTTGGACAGGTACACGTATGGTCTCGGATACAACAATACTAGTTCCCAGTACAAAATCCTGAGATTTGTTGATTATCCCCCAAAATTCGTTGAGTTCAAAATCTACGACTTCAACTCTGATTCATGGAGGATTCTTGATCTCGACAAGAACTGGTGCATAAATGTTGGTGAACGCGGCCTATCTTTGAAGGGAAATACCTACTGGTTTGCAACCATTAGTTTCTTAATCTGTTTTGATTTCTCAACAGAGACATTCTCCCTGCCTTTCCCTCTCCCCTTTGAGGCTTTTCCTGGAGACGCTTTGAGTTTATCATCATCATCATCATCAAGTGTTGGAGGAGAATATCCTCCGCAGCAGCTTCTGGTTTTATTCCAGTCCCAGCATACATTGGAGATGGAGATCTGGGTTTCCAATACGATTGAGCTGCCCAATGCCCTGTCCTGGAACAGCAAGGTTTTCTTGTCGGCCAATATCCAACAACTCATTCCCCACCGGTGGGTTTTCATGAGATCTGTGTCTTTCTTCATTGACCAGGAGAAAAAAATCGCTGTGTTTTTTGATAAAAACGGCCGTAATGGTACCTCCACTCGTGAAATAGCTTACATCTTTTTTGGAGGAGGAGTGGATGATGATGGATCATGCTCCTTTAAACAACAAGTTGTAAAAGAATCTGTGTACCCATTTTGTTATTCACATGCTTGCTATTATGTTCCAAGCTTAGTGCAACTCAACTAG